One Euphorbia lathyris chromosome 1, ddEupLath1.1, whole genome shotgun sequence DNA segment encodes these proteins:
- the LOC136209402 gene encoding GATA transcription factor 26 isoform X2 — protein sequence MGKQGPCCHCGVTSTPLWRNGPPEKPVLCNACGSRWRTKGTLVNYTPLHARADPDEYEDHRVSRMKSISINKNKDVKLLKRKTNHDNVVMGGVFPEYTHGYRKVLDEDASNRSSSGSAISNSESCAQFGSADASDLTGPAQSNVWDTLVPSKKRTCVNRPKQSPVEKLTKDLYTIWHEQQSSCFSGSSEEDLLFESETPMVSVEIGHGSVLIRHPSSIARDEESEASSLSVENKLYATNEAYSHSVAFPVHSESRNIYTPSPGIGKAKNPTGQWILQEQVKRDKSQHERTQFLANHNSPLCDVNLNDVLTFEEFSRCLTNEEQQQLLKYLPPVDTTRFPESVKCMFDSPQFKENISCYQQLLAEGFFDLSFSGAKAEDCNTLKRLTLSNFSKSKWVEHYNQLKKSKNSTGKFNVGREPNIFTSSNMVSAKRSRDSQGKKIPEVKIKSPKRMNMKAAYENKEMDSDGSCFSPRSLFALPPPDGGSLMLDSLHYTDENSDQDLLLDVPSNSSFPQAELLHPALCFGQQQQASTSSSSTYPHLFRP from the exons ATGGGCAAGCAAGGACCTTGCTGTCACTGTGGAGTTACAA GCACCCCTCTTTGGCGCAATGGACCTCCTGAGAAGCCGGTGCTATGCAATGCTTGCGGATCTAGATGGAGAACAAAAGGGACTCTAGTGAACTATACACCTCTTCATGCCCGAGCAGACCCTGATGAATATGAGGATCACAGGGTCTCCAGAATGAAGAGCATATCTATTAACAAGAACAAAGATGTGAAGCTACTTAAAAGAAAGACAAATCATGATAATGTGGTGATGGGAGGTGTTTTCCCTGAATATACCCATGGTTACAGAAAGGTTTTAGATGAAGATGCCAGTAATAGATCAAGTTCCGGTTCAGCCATATCCAACTCTGAGAGCTGTGCACAATTTGGCAGTGCTGATGCAAGTGACTTGACAG GTCCAGCCCAATCAAATGTGTGGGACACTTTGGTACCTTCTAAGAAAAGGACCTGTGTCAATCGTCCAAAACAATCTCCAGTTGAGAAGCTGACAAAAGATTTATATACTATTTGGCACGAACAACAGTCTTCATGCTTCTCTGGATCTTCTGAAGAGGACTTGCTTTTTGAGAGTGAAACACCAATGGTTTCTGTTGAGATAGGACATGGAAGTGTTCTCATAAGACATCCAAGCTCAATAGCTCGAGATGAGGAATCTGAAGCTAGCTCGCTGTCTGTTGAGAACAAACTATATGCAACAAATGAGGCTTATTCACATTCTGTGGCTTTTCCTGTACATAGTGAAAGTAGAAATATATATACTCCGAGCCCTGGGATTGGAAAAGCTAAGAATCCTACTGGACAATGGATACTGCAAGAGCAAGTAAAGAG GGATAAGTCTCAGCATGAAAGGACACAATTCTTGGCAAATCATAATTCACCACTTTGTGATGTGAACTTGAAT GATGTTCTTACTTTTGAGGAGTTCTCCAGATGCTTGACAAATGAAGAGCAACAGCAGTTACTAAAATATTTACCTCCTGTTGATACTACCAGATTTCCTGAGAG TGTCAAATGCATGTTTGATAGTCCTCAATTTAAGGAGAACATATCTTGCTATCAACAACTGCTTGCAGAAGGGTTCTTTGATCTTTCCTTCTCAGGAGCAAAAGCAGAAGACTGTAATACTTTGAAAAGGCTTACACTGTCCAATTTTTCAAAATCCAAATGGGTAGAGCATTATAATCAGCTCAAG AAGTCCAAAAATAGTACTGGAAAGTTTAATGTTGGAAGAGAACCAAATATTTTCACATCCAGTAATATGGTTAGTGCCAAGAGATCGCGGGACAGCCAAGGTAAAAAAATTCCAG AAGTAAAGATAAAGAGTCCGAAAAGGATGAACATGAAGGCTGCCTATGAAAACAAAGAAATGGACAGTGATGGCTCTTGCTTTAGTCCAAGAAGCCTATTTGCGTTGCCTCCTCCTGATGGAGGCTCCCTGATGTTGGATTCCTTACATTACACCGACGAGAACTCTGATCAGGATTTGTTGCTGGATGTGCCATCCAATAGCTCATTTCCACAGGCAGAGCTTCTTCACCCTGCTTTATGTTTTGGGCAACAGCAACAGGCAAGCACTAGCAGTAGCTCAACATACCCACATCTATTCCGTCCCTGA
- the LOC136209402 gene encoding GATA transcription factor 26 isoform X3, whose translation MGKQGPCCHCGVTSTPLWRNGPPEKPVLCNACGSRWRTKGTLVNYTPLHARADPDEYEDHRVSRMKSISINKNKDVKLLKRKTNHDNVVMGGVFPEYTHGYRKVLDEDASNRSSSGSAISNSESCAQFGSADASDLTGPAQSNVWDTLVPSKKRTCVNRPKQSPVEKLTKDLYTIWHEQQSSCFSGSSEEDLLFESETPMVSVEIGHGSVLIRHPSSIARDEESEASSLSVENKLYATNEAYSHSVAFPVHSESRNIYTPSPGIGKAKNPTGQWILQEQVKRDKSQHERTQFLANHNSPLCDVNLNDVLTFEEFSRCLTNEEQQQLLKYLPPVDTTRFPESVKCMFDSPQFKENISCYQQLLAEGFFDLSFSGAKAEDCNTLKRLTLSNFSKSKWVEHYNQLKKSKNSTGKFNVGREPNIFTSSNMVSAKRSRDSQAEVKIKSPKRMNMKAAYENKEMDSDGSCFSPRSLFALPPPDGGSLMLDSLHYTDENSDQDLLLDVPSNSSFPQAELLHPALCFGQQQQASTSSSSTYPHLFRP comes from the exons ATGGGCAAGCAAGGACCTTGCTGTCACTGTGGAGTTACAA GCACCCCTCTTTGGCGCAATGGACCTCCTGAGAAGCCGGTGCTATGCAATGCTTGCGGATCTAGATGGAGAACAAAAGGGACTCTAGTGAACTATACACCTCTTCATGCCCGAGCAGACCCTGATGAATATGAGGATCACAGGGTCTCCAGAATGAAGAGCATATCTATTAACAAGAACAAAGATGTGAAGCTACTTAAAAGAAAGACAAATCATGATAATGTGGTGATGGGAGGTGTTTTCCCTGAATATACCCATGGTTACAGAAAGGTTTTAGATGAAGATGCCAGTAATAGATCAAGTTCCGGTTCAGCCATATCCAACTCTGAGAGCTGTGCACAATTTGGCAGTGCTGATGCAAGTGACTTGACAG GTCCAGCCCAATCAAATGTGTGGGACACTTTGGTACCTTCTAAGAAAAGGACCTGTGTCAATCGTCCAAAACAATCTCCAGTTGAGAAGCTGACAAAAGATTTATATACTATTTGGCACGAACAACAGTCTTCATGCTTCTCTGGATCTTCTGAAGAGGACTTGCTTTTTGAGAGTGAAACACCAATGGTTTCTGTTGAGATAGGACATGGAAGTGTTCTCATAAGACATCCAAGCTCAATAGCTCGAGATGAGGAATCTGAAGCTAGCTCGCTGTCTGTTGAGAACAAACTATATGCAACAAATGAGGCTTATTCACATTCTGTGGCTTTTCCTGTACATAGTGAAAGTAGAAATATATATACTCCGAGCCCTGGGATTGGAAAAGCTAAGAATCCTACTGGACAATGGATACTGCAAGAGCAAGTAAAGAG GGATAAGTCTCAGCATGAAAGGACACAATTCTTGGCAAATCATAATTCACCACTTTGTGATGTGAACTTGAAT GATGTTCTTACTTTTGAGGAGTTCTCCAGATGCTTGACAAATGAAGAGCAACAGCAGTTACTAAAATATTTACCTCCTGTTGATACTACCAGATTTCCTGAGAG TGTCAAATGCATGTTTGATAGTCCTCAATTTAAGGAGAACATATCTTGCTATCAACAACTGCTTGCAGAAGGGTTCTTTGATCTTTCCTTCTCAGGAGCAAAAGCAGAAGACTGTAATACTTTGAAAAGGCTTACACTGTCCAATTTTTCAAAATCCAAATGGGTAGAGCATTATAATCAGCTCAAG AAGTCCAAAAATAGTACTGGAAAGTTTAATGTTGGAAGAGAACCAAATATTTTCACATCCAGTAATATGGTTAGTGCCAAGAGATCGCGGGACAGCCAAG CAGAAGTAAAGATAAAGAGTCCGAAAAGGATGAACATGAAGGCTGCCTATGAAAACAAAGAAATGGACAGTGATGGCTCTTGCTTTAGTCCAAGAAGCCTATTTGCGTTGCCTCCTCCTGATGGAGGCTCCCTGATGTTGGATTCCTTACATTACACCGACGAGAACTCTGATCAGGATTTGTTGCTGGATGTGCCATCCAATAGCTCATTTCCACAGGCAGAGCTTCTTCACCCTGCTTTATGTTTTGGGCAACAGCAACAGGCAAGCACTAGCAGTAGCTCAACATACCCACATCTATTCCGTCCCTGA
- the LOC136209402 gene encoding GATA transcription factor 26 isoform X1, with product MGKQGPCCHCGVTSTPLWRNGPPEKPVLCNACGSRWRTKGTLVNYTPLHARADPDEYEDHRVSRMKSISINKNKDVKLLKRKTNHDNVVMGGVFPEYTHGYRKVLDEDASNRSSSGSAISNSESCAQFGSADASDLTGPAQSNVWDTLVPSKKRTCVNRPKQSPVEKLTKDLYTIWHEQQSSCFSGSSEEDLLFESETPMVSVEIGHGSVLIRHPSSIARDEESEASSLSVENKLYATNEAYSHSVAFPVHSESRNIYTPSPGIGKAKNPTGQWILQEQVKRDKSQHERTQFLANHNSPLCDVNLNDVLTFEEFSRCLTNEEQQQLLKYLPPVDTTRFPESVKCMFDSPQFKENISCYQQLLAEGFFDLSFSGAKAEDCNTLKRLTLSNFSKSKWVEHYNQLKKSKNSTGKFNVGREPNIFTSSNMVSAKRSRDSQGKKIPAEVKIKSPKRMNMKAAYENKEMDSDGSCFSPRSLFALPPPDGGSLMLDSLHYTDENSDQDLLLDVPSNSSFPQAELLHPALCFGQQQQASTSSSSTYPHLFRP from the exons ATGGGCAAGCAAGGACCTTGCTGTCACTGTGGAGTTACAA GCACCCCTCTTTGGCGCAATGGACCTCCTGAGAAGCCGGTGCTATGCAATGCTTGCGGATCTAGATGGAGAACAAAAGGGACTCTAGTGAACTATACACCTCTTCATGCCCGAGCAGACCCTGATGAATATGAGGATCACAGGGTCTCCAGAATGAAGAGCATATCTATTAACAAGAACAAAGATGTGAAGCTACTTAAAAGAAAGACAAATCATGATAATGTGGTGATGGGAGGTGTTTTCCCTGAATATACCCATGGTTACAGAAAGGTTTTAGATGAAGATGCCAGTAATAGATCAAGTTCCGGTTCAGCCATATCCAACTCTGAGAGCTGTGCACAATTTGGCAGTGCTGATGCAAGTGACTTGACAG GTCCAGCCCAATCAAATGTGTGGGACACTTTGGTACCTTCTAAGAAAAGGACCTGTGTCAATCGTCCAAAACAATCTCCAGTTGAGAAGCTGACAAAAGATTTATATACTATTTGGCACGAACAACAGTCTTCATGCTTCTCTGGATCTTCTGAAGAGGACTTGCTTTTTGAGAGTGAAACACCAATGGTTTCTGTTGAGATAGGACATGGAAGTGTTCTCATAAGACATCCAAGCTCAATAGCTCGAGATGAGGAATCTGAAGCTAGCTCGCTGTCTGTTGAGAACAAACTATATGCAACAAATGAGGCTTATTCACATTCTGTGGCTTTTCCTGTACATAGTGAAAGTAGAAATATATATACTCCGAGCCCTGGGATTGGAAAAGCTAAGAATCCTACTGGACAATGGATACTGCAAGAGCAAGTAAAGAG GGATAAGTCTCAGCATGAAAGGACACAATTCTTGGCAAATCATAATTCACCACTTTGTGATGTGAACTTGAAT GATGTTCTTACTTTTGAGGAGTTCTCCAGATGCTTGACAAATGAAGAGCAACAGCAGTTACTAAAATATTTACCTCCTGTTGATACTACCAGATTTCCTGAGAG TGTCAAATGCATGTTTGATAGTCCTCAATTTAAGGAGAACATATCTTGCTATCAACAACTGCTTGCAGAAGGGTTCTTTGATCTTTCCTTCTCAGGAGCAAAAGCAGAAGACTGTAATACTTTGAAAAGGCTTACACTGTCCAATTTTTCAAAATCCAAATGGGTAGAGCATTATAATCAGCTCAAG AAGTCCAAAAATAGTACTGGAAAGTTTAATGTTGGAAGAGAACCAAATATTTTCACATCCAGTAATATGGTTAGTGCCAAGAGATCGCGGGACAGCCAAGGTAAAAAAATTCCAG CAGAAGTAAAGATAAAGAGTCCGAAAAGGATGAACATGAAGGCTGCCTATGAAAACAAAGAAATGGACAGTGATGGCTCTTGCTTTAGTCCAAGAAGCCTATTTGCGTTGCCTCCTCCTGATGGAGGCTCCCTGATGTTGGATTCCTTACATTACACCGACGAGAACTCTGATCAGGATTTGTTGCTGGATGTGCCATCCAATAGCTCATTTCCACAGGCAGAGCTTCTTCACCCTGCTTTATGTTTTGGGCAACAGCAACAGGCAAGCACTAGCAGTAGCTCAACATACCCACATCTATTCCGTCCCTGA
- the LOC136209402 gene encoding GATA transcription factor 26 isoform X4, whose product MGKQGPCCHCGVTSTPLWRNGPPEKPVLCNACGSRWRTKGTLVNYTPLHARADPDEYEDHRVSRMKSISINKNKDVKLLKRKTNHDNVVMGGVFPEYTHGYRKVLDEDASNRSSSGSAISNSESCAQFGSADASDLTGPAQSNVWDTLVPSKKRTCVNRPKQSPVEKLTKDLYTIWHEQQSSCFSGSSEEDLLFESETPMVSVEIGHGSVLIRHPSSIARDEESEASSLSVENKLYATNEAYSHSVAFPVHSESRNIYTPSPGIGKAKNPTGQWILQEQVKRDKSQHERTQFLANHNSPLCDVNLNDVLTFEEFSRCLTNEEQQQLLKYLPPVDTTRFPESVKCMFDSPQFKENISCYQQLLAEGFFDLSFSGAKAEDCNTLKRLTLSNFSKSKWVEHYNQLKKSKNSTGKFNVGREPNIFTSSNMVSAKRSRDSQEVKIKSPKRMNMKAAYENKEMDSDGSCFSPRSLFALPPPDGGSLMLDSLHYTDENSDQDLLLDVPSNSSFPQAELLHPALCFGQQQQASTSSSSTYPHLFRP is encoded by the exons ATGGGCAAGCAAGGACCTTGCTGTCACTGTGGAGTTACAA GCACCCCTCTTTGGCGCAATGGACCTCCTGAGAAGCCGGTGCTATGCAATGCTTGCGGATCTAGATGGAGAACAAAAGGGACTCTAGTGAACTATACACCTCTTCATGCCCGAGCAGACCCTGATGAATATGAGGATCACAGGGTCTCCAGAATGAAGAGCATATCTATTAACAAGAACAAAGATGTGAAGCTACTTAAAAGAAAGACAAATCATGATAATGTGGTGATGGGAGGTGTTTTCCCTGAATATACCCATGGTTACAGAAAGGTTTTAGATGAAGATGCCAGTAATAGATCAAGTTCCGGTTCAGCCATATCCAACTCTGAGAGCTGTGCACAATTTGGCAGTGCTGATGCAAGTGACTTGACAG GTCCAGCCCAATCAAATGTGTGGGACACTTTGGTACCTTCTAAGAAAAGGACCTGTGTCAATCGTCCAAAACAATCTCCAGTTGAGAAGCTGACAAAAGATTTATATACTATTTGGCACGAACAACAGTCTTCATGCTTCTCTGGATCTTCTGAAGAGGACTTGCTTTTTGAGAGTGAAACACCAATGGTTTCTGTTGAGATAGGACATGGAAGTGTTCTCATAAGACATCCAAGCTCAATAGCTCGAGATGAGGAATCTGAAGCTAGCTCGCTGTCTGTTGAGAACAAACTATATGCAACAAATGAGGCTTATTCACATTCTGTGGCTTTTCCTGTACATAGTGAAAGTAGAAATATATATACTCCGAGCCCTGGGATTGGAAAAGCTAAGAATCCTACTGGACAATGGATACTGCAAGAGCAAGTAAAGAG GGATAAGTCTCAGCATGAAAGGACACAATTCTTGGCAAATCATAATTCACCACTTTGTGATGTGAACTTGAAT GATGTTCTTACTTTTGAGGAGTTCTCCAGATGCTTGACAAATGAAGAGCAACAGCAGTTACTAAAATATTTACCTCCTGTTGATACTACCAGATTTCCTGAGAG TGTCAAATGCATGTTTGATAGTCCTCAATTTAAGGAGAACATATCTTGCTATCAACAACTGCTTGCAGAAGGGTTCTTTGATCTTTCCTTCTCAGGAGCAAAAGCAGAAGACTGTAATACTTTGAAAAGGCTTACACTGTCCAATTTTTCAAAATCCAAATGGGTAGAGCATTATAATCAGCTCAAG AAGTCCAAAAATAGTACTGGAAAGTTTAATGTTGGAAGAGAACCAAATATTTTCACATCCAGTAATATGGTTAGTGCCAAGAGATCGCGGGACAGCCAAG AAGTAAAGATAAAGAGTCCGAAAAGGATGAACATGAAGGCTGCCTATGAAAACAAAGAAATGGACAGTGATGGCTCTTGCTTTAGTCCAAGAAGCCTATTTGCGTTGCCTCCTCCTGATGGAGGCTCCCTGATGTTGGATTCCTTACATTACACCGACGAGAACTCTGATCAGGATTTGTTGCTGGATGTGCCATCCAATAGCTCATTTCCACAGGCAGAGCTTCTTCACCCTGCTTTATGTTTTGGGCAACAGCAACAGGCAAGCACTAGCAGTAGCTCAACATACCCACATCTATTCCGTCCCTGA